A section of the Cinclus cinclus chromosome 27, bCinCin1.1, whole genome shotgun sequence genome encodes:
- the KCNC4 gene encoding potassium voltage-gated channel subfamily C member 4 isoform X6: MISSVCVSSYRGRKSGNKPPSKTCLKEEMGKGEESDKITINVGGTRHETYKSTLRTLPGTRLAWLADPDAQSNFDFDGKSNEFFFDRHPGIFSYVLNYYRTGKLHCPADICGPLFEEELTYWGIDETDVEPCCWMTYRQHRDAEEALDIFESPEPGGGAAGEEPEEEGGREMALQRLGMDDRPPGAAGAAGGGGCCRNWQPKMWALFEDPYSSKAARVVAFASLFFILVSITTFCLETHEAFNIDVNVTETLVVGNTTTVLLTHKVETEPILTYIEGVCVLWFTLEFLVRIICCPDKLLFIKNLLNIIDFVAILPFYLEVGLSGLSSKAARDVLGFLRVVRFVRILRIFKLTRHFVGLRVLGHTLRASTNEFLLLIIFLALGVLIFATMIYYAERIGAKTSDPTGSDHTHFKNIPIGFWWAVVTMTTLGYGDMYPKTWSGMVVGALCALAGVLTIAMPVPVIVNNFGMYYSLAMAKQKLPKKKKKHIPRPAPLDSPTYGKSEENSPRNSTQSDTCPLAVEEGVTERKRSGYGKSRSLSSIDGVAGPAVGLAPLASRCSSPCSLQRPCSPVPSIL; encoded by the exons ATGATCAGCTCGGTGTGTGTCTCCTCCTACCGTGGACGCAAGTCTGGGAACAAACCACCCTCCAAAACATGCCTGAAGGAAGAGATGGGCAAAGGGGAAGAGTCGGACAAGATCACCATCAATGTAGGTGGCACCCGGCATGAGACCTACAAAAGCACCCTACGGACTCTGCCGGGCACCCGCCTGGCCTGGCTGGCTGACCCCGATGCCCAGAGCAACTTTGACTTTGATGGTAAAAGCAACGAGTTCTTCTTCGACCGCCACCCCGGGATCTTCTCCTACGTGCTCAACTACTACCGCACCGGGAAGCTGCACTGCCCTGCGGACATCTGCGGGCCCCTCTTCGAGGAGGAGCTCACCTACTGGGGCATCGACGAGACCGACGTGGAGCCCTGCTGCTGGATGACCTACCGCCAGCACCGCGACGCCGAAGAGGCCCTGGACATCTTTGAGAGTCCCGAGCCTGGTGGAGGGGCTGCTGGAGAGGAGCCTGAAGAGGAAGGGGGTAGGGAGATGGCCCTTCAGCGCCTGGGCATGGATGACAGGCCCCCAGGGGCGGCgggggctgctggaggaggtggCTGCTGCCGGAACTGGCAGCCCAAGATGTGGGCGCTCTTTGAGGATCCCTACTCGTCCAAGGCAGCGAGG GTGGTTGCTTTCGCCTCGCTTTTCTTCATCCTGGTCTCCATCACAACCTTCTGCCTGGAGACGCACGAGGCCTTCAACATCGACGTCAACGTGACGGAGACCCTGGTGGTTGGCAACACCACGACGGTGCTGCTGACGCACAAAGTGGAGACGGAGCCCATCCTCACCTACATCGAAGGGGTCTGCGTGCTGTGGTTCACACTCGAGTTCCTGGTTCGCATCATTTGCTGCCCAGATAAGCTTCTCTTCATTAAAAACCTGCTCAACATCATTGACTTCGTGGCCATCTTGCCCTTCTACCTGGAGGTGGGTCTCAGTGGCCTGTCCTCCAAAGCTGCCCGGGACGTGCTGGGCTTCCTACGGGTGGTGCGCTTCGTCCGCATCCTCCGGATCTTCAAGCTGACGCGGCACTTTGTGGGTCTCCGGGTGCTGGGCCACACGCTCCGGGCCAGCACCAATGAATTCCTGCTCCTCATCATCTTCCTCGCTTTGGGGGTCTTGATTTTCGCCACCATGATCTACTACGCCGAGCGGATCGGAGCCAAGACGTCCGACCCAACCGGGAGCGACCACACTCACTTTAAGAACATCCCCATCGGGTTCTGGTGGGCCGTGGTCACGATGACGACCCTGGGCTATGGTGATATGTACCCCAAGACCTGGTCGGGGATGGTGGTGGGGGCCCTGTGTGCCCTGGCCGGGGTGCTGACCATCGCCATGCCCGTGCCCGTCATCGTCAATAACTTTGGGATGTACTATTCATTGGCCATGGCCAAGCAGAAGCTgccaaagaagaagaaaaagcatatACCCCGTCCGGCACCGCTGGACTCCCCCACCTATGGAAAATCTGAGGAAAACTCCCCCCGGAACAGCACCCAGAGCGACACCTGCCCTTTGGCAGTAGAGGAGGGGGTGACTGAGCGGAAACGGTCAG GCTATGGAAAATCACGGAGCCTGAGCAGCATAGATGGTGTGGCAGGACCCGCGGTGGGGCTGGCTCCGCTGGCATCCCGCTgcagctccccctgctccctgcagcgCCCCTGCTCCCCCGTCCCCTCCATCCTCTAA
- the KCNC4 gene encoding potassium voltage-gated channel subfamily C member 4 isoform X3, whose product MISSVCVSSYRGRKSGNKPPSKTCLKEEMGKGEESDKITINVGGTRHETYKSTLRTLPGTRLAWLADPDAQSNFDFDGKSNEFFFDRHPGIFSYVLNYYRTGKLHCPADICGPLFEEELTYWGIDETDVEPCCWMTYRQHRDAEEALDIFESPEPGGGAAGEEPEEEGGREMALQRLGMDDRPPGAAGAAGGGGCCRNWQPKMWALFEDPYSSKAARVVAFASLFFILVSITTFCLETHEAFNIDVNVTETLVVGNTTTVLLTHKVETEPILTYIEGVCVLWFTLEFLVRIICCPDKLLFIKNLLNIIDFVAILPFYLEVGLSGLSSKAARDVLGFLRVVRFVRILRIFKLTRHFVGLRVLGHTLRASTNEFLLLIIFLALGVLIFATMIYYAERIGAKTSDPTGSDHTHFKNIPIGFWWAVVTMTTLGYGDMYPKTWSGMVVGALCALAGVLTIAMPVPVIVNNFGMYYSLAMAKQKLPKKKKKHIPRPAPLDSPTYGKSEENSPRNSTQSDTCPLAVEEGVTERKRSGETPKEQPLSPTDEEKRPMRRSSTRDKNKKSSTCFLLATGDFCAADGGIQKGYGKSRSLSSIDGVAGPAVGLAPLASRCSSPCSLQRPCSPVPSIL is encoded by the exons ATGATCAGCTCGGTGTGTGTCTCCTCCTACCGTGGACGCAAGTCTGGGAACAAACCACCCTCCAAAACATGCCTGAAGGAAGAGATGGGCAAAGGGGAAGAGTCGGACAAGATCACCATCAATGTAGGTGGCACCCGGCATGAGACCTACAAAAGCACCCTACGGACTCTGCCGGGCACCCGCCTGGCCTGGCTGGCTGACCCCGATGCCCAGAGCAACTTTGACTTTGATGGTAAAAGCAACGAGTTCTTCTTCGACCGCCACCCCGGGATCTTCTCCTACGTGCTCAACTACTACCGCACCGGGAAGCTGCACTGCCCTGCGGACATCTGCGGGCCCCTCTTCGAGGAGGAGCTCACCTACTGGGGCATCGACGAGACCGACGTGGAGCCCTGCTGCTGGATGACCTACCGCCAGCACCGCGACGCCGAAGAGGCCCTGGACATCTTTGAGAGTCCCGAGCCTGGTGGAGGGGCTGCTGGAGAGGAGCCTGAAGAGGAAGGGGGTAGGGAGATGGCCCTTCAGCGCCTGGGCATGGATGACAGGCCCCCAGGGGCGGCgggggctgctggaggaggtggCTGCTGCCGGAACTGGCAGCCCAAGATGTGGGCGCTCTTTGAGGATCCCTACTCGTCCAAGGCAGCGAGG GTGGTTGCTTTCGCCTCGCTTTTCTTCATCCTGGTCTCCATCACAACCTTCTGCCTGGAGACGCACGAGGCCTTCAACATCGACGTCAACGTGACGGAGACCCTGGTGGTTGGCAACACCACGACGGTGCTGCTGACGCACAAAGTGGAGACGGAGCCCATCCTCACCTACATCGAAGGGGTCTGCGTGCTGTGGTTCACACTCGAGTTCCTGGTTCGCATCATTTGCTGCCCAGATAAGCTTCTCTTCATTAAAAACCTGCTCAACATCATTGACTTCGTGGCCATCTTGCCCTTCTACCTGGAGGTGGGTCTCAGTGGCCTGTCCTCCAAAGCTGCCCGGGACGTGCTGGGCTTCCTACGGGTGGTGCGCTTCGTCCGCATCCTCCGGATCTTCAAGCTGACGCGGCACTTTGTGGGTCTCCGGGTGCTGGGCCACACGCTCCGGGCCAGCACCAATGAATTCCTGCTCCTCATCATCTTCCTCGCTTTGGGGGTCTTGATTTTCGCCACCATGATCTACTACGCCGAGCGGATCGGAGCCAAGACGTCCGACCCAACCGGGAGCGACCACACTCACTTTAAGAACATCCCCATCGGGTTCTGGTGGGCCGTGGTCACGATGACGACCCTGGGCTATGGTGATATGTACCCCAAGACCTGGTCGGGGATGGTGGTGGGGGCCCTGTGTGCCCTGGCCGGGGTGCTGACCATCGCCATGCCCGTGCCCGTCATCGTCAATAACTTTGGGATGTACTATTCATTGGCCATGGCCAAGCAGAAGCTgccaaagaagaagaaaaagcatatACCCCGTCCGGCACCGCTGGACTCCCCCACCTATGGAAAATCTGAGGAAAACTCCCCCCGGAACAGCACCCAGAGCGACACCTGCCCTTTGGCAGTAGAGGAGGGGGTGACTGAGCGGAAACGGTCAGGTGAGACCCCAAAG GAGCAGCCGCTGTCCCCGACGGACGAGGAGAAGCGGCCGATGCGGCGCTCCAGCACCCGGGACAAGAACAAGAAATCCTCCACGTGCTTCCTGCTGGCCACGGGGGACTTCTGTGCAGCAGATGGAGGCATCCAGAAAG GCTATGGAAAATCACGGAGCCTGAGCAGCATAGATGGTGTGGCAGGACCCGCGGTGGGGCTGGCTCCGCTGGCATCCCGCTgcagctccccctgctccctgcagcgCCCCTGCTCCCCCGTCCCCTCCATCCTCTAA
- the KCNC4 gene encoding potassium voltage-gated channel subfamily C member 4 isoform X2, which produces MISSVCVSSYRGRKSGNKPPSKTCLKEEMGKGEESDKITINVGGTRHETYKSTLRTLPGTRLAWLADPDAQSNFDFDGKSNEFFFDRHPGIFSYVLNYYRTGKLHCPADICGPLFEEELTYWGIDETDVEPCCWMTYRQHRDAEEALDIFESPEPGGGAAGEEPEEEGGREMALQRLGMDDRPPGAAGAAGGGGCCRNWQPKMWALFEDPYSSKAARVVAFASLFFILVSITTFCLETHEAFNIDVNVTETLVVGNTTTVLLTHKVETEPILTYIEGVCVLWFTLEFLVRIICCPDKLLFIKNLLNIIDFVAILPFYLEVGLSGLSSKAARDVLGFLRVVRFVRILRIFKLTRHFVGLRVLGHTLRASTNEFLLLIIFLALGVLIFATMIYYAERIGAKTSDPTGSDHTHFKNIPIGFWWAVVTMTTLGYGDMYPKTWSGMVVGALCALAGVLTIAMPVPVIVNNFGMYYSLAMAKQKLPKKKKKHIPRPAPLDSPTYGKSEENSPRNSTQSDTCPLAVEEGVTERKRASFGSGEGTAPAEQPLSPTDEEKRPMRRSSTRDKNKKSSTCFLLATGDFCAADGGIQKGYGKSRSLSSIDGVAGPAVGLAPLASRCSSPCSLQRPCSPVPSIL; this is translated from the exons ATGATCAGCTCGGTGTGTGTCTCCTCCTACCGTGGACGCAAGTCTGGGAACAAACCACCCTCCAAAACATGCCTGAAGGAAGAGATGGGCAAAGGGGAAGAGTCGGACAAGATCACCATCAATGTAGGTGGCACCCGGCATGAGACCTACAAAAGCACCCTACGGACTCTGCCGGGCACCCGCCTGGCCTGGCTGGCTGACCCCGATGCCCAGAGCAACTTTGACTTTGATGGTAAAAGCAACGAGTTCTTCTTCGACCGCCACCCCGGGATCTTCTCCTACGTGCTCAACTACTACCGCACCGGGAAGCTGCACTGCCCTGCGGACATCTGCGGGCCCCTCTTCGAGGAGGAGCTCACCTACTGGGGCATCGACGAGACCGACGTGGAGCCCTGCTGCTGGATGACCTACCGCCAGCACCGCGACGCCGAAGAGGCCCTGGACATCTTTGAGAGTCCCGAGCCTGGTGGAGGGGCTGCTGGAGAGGAGCCTGAAGAGGAAGGGGGTAGGGAGATGGCCCTTCAGCGCCTGGGCATGGATGACAGGCCCCCAGGGGCGGCgggggctgctggaggaggtggCTGCTGCCGGAACTGGCAGCCCAAGATGTGGGCGCTCTTTGAGGATCCCTACTCGTCCAAGGCAGCGAGG GTGGTTGCTTTCGCCTCGCTTTTCTTCATCCTGGTCTCCATCACAACCTTCTGCCTGGAGACGCACGAGGCCTTCAACATCGACGTCAACGTGACGGAGACCCTGGTGGTTGGCAACACCACGACGGTGCTGCTGACGCACAAAGTGGAGACGGAGCCCATCCTCACCTACATCGAAGGGGTCTGCGTGCTGTGGTTCACACTCGAGTTCCTGGTTCGCATCATTTGCTGCCCAGATAAGCTTCTCTTCATTAAAAACCTGCTCAACATCATTGACTTCGTGGCCATCTTGCCCTTCTACCTGGAGGTGGGTCTCAGTGGCCTGTCCTCCAAAGCTGCCCGGGACGTGCTGGGCTTCCTACGGGTGGTGCGCTTCGTCCGCATCCTCCGGATCTTCAAGCTGACGCGGCACTTTGTGGGTCTCCGGGTGCTGGGCCACACGCTCCGGGCCAGCACCAATGAATTCCTGCTCCTCATCATCTTCCTCGCTTTGGGGGTCTTGATTTTCGCCACCATGATCTACTACGCCGAGCGGATCGGAGCCAAGACGTCCGACCCAACCGGGAGCGACCACACTCACTTTAAGAACATCCCCATCGGGTTCTGGTGGGCCGTGGTCACGATGACGACCCTGGGCTATGGTGATATGTACCCCAAGACCTGGTCGGGGATGGTGGTGGGGGCCCTGTGTGCCCTGGCCGGGGTGCTGACCATCGCCATGCCCGTGCCCGTCATCGTCAATAACTTTGGGATGTACTATTCATTGGCCATGGCCAAGCAGAAGCTgccaaagaagaagaaaaagcatatACCCCGTCCGGCACCGCTGGACTCCCCCACCTATGGAAAATCTGAGGAAAACTCCCCCCGGAACAGCACCCAGAGCGACACCTGCCCTTTGGCAGTAGAGGAGGGGGTGACTGAGCGGAAACG TGCTTCCTTTGGATCAGGAgaaggcacagctccagcc GAGCAGCCGCTGTCCCCGACGGACGAGGAGAAGCGGCCGATGCGGCGCTCCAGCACCCGGGACAAGAACAAGAAATCCTCCACGTGCTTCCTGCTGGCCACGGGGGACTTCTGTGCAGCAGATGGAGGCATCCAGAAAG GCTATGGAAAATCACGGAGCCTGAGCAGCATAGATGGTGTGGCAGGACCCGCGGTGGGGCTGGCTCCGCTGGCATCCCGCTgcagctccccctgctccctgcagcgCCCCTGCTCCCCCGTCCCCTCCATCCTCTAA
- the KCNC4 gene encoding potassium voltage-gated channel subfamily C member 4 isoform X1 — MQGSIFPARFSLGLQALPLVQLRVVWVWSSASLRPLGIRPWKLWSCSHSWSRAFLVSHLCPPLPPSLNPSSSPGGRVHAVSISHPPKSMISSVCVSSYRGRKSGNKPPSKTCLKEEMGKGEESDKITINVGGTRHETYKSTLRTLPGTRLAWLADPDAQSNFDFDGKSNEFFFDRHPGIFSYVLNYYRTGKLHCPADICGPLFEEELTYWGIDETDVEPCCWMTYRQHRDAEEALDIFESPEPGGGAAGEEPEEEGGREMALQRLGMDDRPPGAAGAAGGGGCCRNWQPKMWALFEDPYSSKAARVVAFASLFFILVSITTFCLETHEAFNIDVNVTETLVVGNTTTVLLTHKVETEPILTYIEGVCVLWFTLEFLVRIICCPDKLLFIKNLLNIIDFVAILPFYLEVGLSGLSSKAARDVLGFLRVVRFVRILRIFKLTRHFVGLRVLGHTLRASTNEFLLLIIFLALGVLIFATMIYYAERIGAKTSDPTGSDHTHFKNIPIGFWWAVVTMTTLGYGDMYPKTWSGMVVGALCALAGVLTIAMPVPVIVNNFGMYYSLAMAKQKLPKKKKKHIPRPAPLDSPTYGKSEENSPRNSTQSDTCPLAVEEGVTERKRSDSKQNGEANVVLSDEEQPLSPTDEEKRPMRRSSTRDKNKKSSTCFLLATGDFCAADGGIQKGYGKSRSLSSIDGVAGPAVGLAPLASRCSSPCSLQRPCSPVPSIL; from the exons GTCCTCCCCTCCCGCCTTCGCTGaaccccagctcctctcccGGAGGAAGGGTGCACGCTGTGAGCATCTCCCATCCACCGAAATCTATGATCAGCTCGGTGTGTGTCTCCTCCTACCGTGGACGCAAGTCTGGGAACAAACCACCCTCCAAAACATGCCTGAAGGAAGAGATGGGCAAAGGGGAAGAGTCGGACAAGATCACCATCAATGTAGGTGGCACCCGGCATGAGACCTACAAAAGCACCCTACGGACTCTGCCGGGCACCCGCCTGGCCTGGCTGGCTGACCCCGATGCCCAGAGCAACTTTGACTTTGATGGTAAAAGCAACGAGTTCTTCTTCGACCGCCACCCCGGGATCTTCTCCTACGTGCTCAACTACTACCGCACCGGGAAGCTGCACTGCCCTGCGGACATCTGCGGGCCCCTCTTCGAGGAGGAGCTCACCTACTGGGGCATCGACGAGACCGACGTGGAGCCCTGCTGCTGGATGACCTACCGCCAGCACCGCGACGCCGAAGAGGCCCTGGACATCTTTGAGAGTCCCGAGCCTGGTGGAGGGGCTGCTGGAGAGGAGCCTGAAGAGGAAGGGGGTAGGGAGATGGCCCTTCAGCGCCTGGGCATGGATGACAGGCCCCCAGGGGCGGCgggggctgctggaggaggtggCTGCTGCCGGAACTGGCAGCCCAAGATGTGGGCGCTCTTTGAGGATCCCTACTCGTCCAAGGCAGCGAGG GTGGTTGCTTTCGCCTCGCTTTTCTTCATCCTGGTCTCCATCACAACCTTCTGCCTGGAGACGCACGAGGCCTTCAACATCGACGTCAACGTGACGGAGACCCTGGTGGTTGGCAACACCACGACGGTGCTGCTGACGCACAAAGTGGAGACGGAGCCCATCCTCACCTACATCGAAGGGGTCTGCGTGCTGTGGTTCACACTCGAGTTCCTGGTTCGCATCATTTGCTGCCCAGATAAGCTTCTCTTCATTAAAAACCTGCTCAACATCATTGACTTCGTGGCCATCTTGCCCTTCTACCTGGAGGTGGGTCTCAGTGGCCTGTCCTCCAAAGCTGCCCGGGACGTGCTGGGCTTCCTACGGGTGGTGCGCTTCGTCCGCATCCTCCGGATCTTCAAGCTGACGCGGCACTTTGTGGGTCTCCGGGTGCTGGGCCACACGCTCCGGGCCAGCACCAATGAATTCCTGCTCCTCATCATCTTCCTCGCTTTGGGGGTCTTGATTTTCGCCACCATGATCTACTACGCCGAGCGGATCGGAGCCAAGACGTCCGACCCAACCGGGAGCGACCACACTCACTTTAAGAACATCCCCATCGGGTTCTGGTGGGCCGTGGTCACGATGACGACCCTGGGCTATGGTGATATGTACCCCAAGACCTGGTCGGGGATGGTGGTGGGGGCCCTGTGTGCCCTGGCCGGGGTGCTGACCATCGCCATGCCCGTGCCCGTCATCGTCAATAACTTTGGGATGTACTATTCATTGGCCATGGCCAAGCAGAAGCTgccaaagaagaagaaaaagcatatACCCCGTCCGGCACCGCTGGACTCCCCCACCTATGGAAAATCTGAGGAAAACTCCCCCCGGAACAGCACCCAGAGCGACACCTGCCCTTTGGCAGTAGAGGAGGGGGTGACTGAGCGGAAACGGTCAG ACTCCAAGCAGAACGGTGAGGCCAACGTGGTGCTGTCGGACGAGGAGCAGCCGCTGTCCCCGACGGACGAGGAGAAGCGGCCGATGCGGCGCTCCAGCACCCGGGACAAGAACAAGAAATCCTCCACGTGCTTCCTGCTGGCCACGGGGGACTTCTGTGCAGCAGATGGAGGCATCCAGAAAG GCTATGGAAAATCACGGAGCCTGAGCAGCATAGATGGTGTGGCAGGACCCGCGGTGGGGCTGGCTCCGCTGGCATCCCGCTgcagctccccctgctccctgcagcgCCCCTGCTCCCCCGTCCCCTCCATCCTCTAA
- the KCNC4 gene encoding potassium voltage-gated channel subfamily C member 4 isoform X5 — MISSVCVSSYRGRKSGNKPPSKTCLKEEMGKGEESDKITINVGGTRHETYKSTLRTLPGTRLAWLADPDAQSNFDFDGKSNEFFFDRHPGIFSYVLNYYRTGKLHCPADICGPLFEEELTYWGIDETDVEPCCWMTYRQHRDAEEALDIFESPEPGGGAAGEEPEEEGGREMALQRLGMDDRPPGAAGAAGGGGCCRNWQPKMWALFEDPYSSKAARVVAFASLFFILVSITTFCLETHEAFNIDVNVTETLVVGNTTTVLLTHKVETEPILTYIEGVCVLWFTLEFLVRIICCPDKLLFIKNLLNIIDFVAILPFYLEVGLSGLSSKAARDVLGFLRVVRFVRILRIFKLTRHFVGLRVLGHTLRASTNEFLLLIIFLALGVLIFATMIYYAERIGAKTSDPTGSDHTHFKNIPIGFWWAVVTMTTLGYGDMYPKTWSGMVVGALCALAGVLTIAMPVPVIVNNFGMYYSLAMAKQKLPKKKKKHIPRPAPLDSPTYGKSEENSPRNSTQSDTCPLAVEEGVTERKRSGETPKEQPLSPTDEEKRPMRRSSTRDKNKKSSTCFLLATGDFCYGKSRSLSSIDGVAGPAVGLAPLASRCSSPCSLQRPCSPVPSIL; from the exons ATGATCAGCTCGGTGTGTGTCTCCTCCTACCGTGGACGCAAGTCTGGGAACAAACCACCCTCCAAAACATGCCTGAAGGAAGAGATGGGCAAAGGGGAAGAGTCGGACAAGATCACCATCAATGTAGGTGGCACCCGGCATGAGACCTACAAAAGCACCCTACGGACTCTGCCGGGCACCCGCCTGGCCTGGCTGGCTGACCCCGATGCCCAGAGCAACTTTGACTTTGATGGTAAAAGCAACGAGTTCTTCTTCGACCGCCACCCCGGGATCTTCTCCTACGTGCTCAACTACTACCGCACCGGGAAGCTGCACTGCCCTGCGGACATCTGCGGGCCCCTCTTCGAGGAGGAGCTCACCTACTGGGGCATCGACGAGACCGACGTGGAGCCCTGCTGCTGGATGACCTACCGCCAGCACCGCGACGCCGAAGAGGCCCTGGACATCTTTGAGAGTCCCGAGCCTGGTGGAGGGGCTGCTGGAGAGGAGCCTGAAGAGGAAGGGGGTAGGGAGATGGCCCTTCAGCGCCTGGGCATGGATGACAGGCCCCCAGGGGCGGCgggggctgctggaggaggtggCTGCTGCCGGAACTGGCAGCCCAAGATGTGGGCGCTCTTTGAGGATCCCTACTCGTCCAAGGCAGCGAGG GTGGTTGCTTTCGCCTCGCTTTTCTTCATCCTGGTCTCCATCACAACCTTCTGCCTGGAGACGCACGAGGCCTTCAACATCGACGTCAACGTGACGGAGACCCTGGTGGTTGGCAACACCACGACGGTGCTGCTGACGCACAAAGTGGAGACGGAGCCCATCCTCACCTACATCGAAGGGGTCTGCGTGCTGTGGTTCACACTCGAGTTCCTGGTTCGCATCATTTGCTGCCCAGATAAGCTTCTCTTCATTAAAAACCTGCTCAACATCATTGACTTCGTGGCCATCTTGCCCTTCTACCTGGAGGTGGGTCTCAGTGGCCTGTCCTCCAAAGCTGCCCGGGACGTGCTGGGCTTCCTACGGGTGGTGCGCTTCGTCCGCATCCTCCGGATCTTCAAGCTGACGCGGCACTTTGTGGGTCTCCGGGTGCTGGGCCACACGCTCCGGGCCAGCACCAATGAATTCCTGCTCCTCATCATCTTCCTCGCTTTGGGGGTCTTGATTTTCGCCACCATGATCTACTACGCCGAGCGGATCGGAGCCAAGACGTCCGACCCAACCGGGAGCGACCACACTCACTTTAAGAACATCCCCATCGGGTTCTGGTGGGCCGTGGTCACGATGACGACCCTGGGCTATGGTGATATGTACCCCAAGACCTGGTCGGGGATGGTGGTGGGGGCCCTGTGTGCCCTGGCCGGGGTGCTGACCATCGCCATGCCCGTGCCCGTCATCGTCAATAACTTTGGGATGTACTATTCATTGGCCATGGCCAAGCAGAAGCTgccaaagaagaagaaaaagcatatACCCCGTCCGGCACCGCTGGACTCCCCCACCTATGGAAAATCTGAGGAAAACTCCCCCCGGAACAGCACCCAGAGCGACACCTGCCCTTTGGCAGTAGAGGAGGGGGTGACTGAGCGGAAACGGTCAGGTGAGACCCCAAAG GAGCAGCCGCTGTCCCCGACGGACGAGGAGAAGCGGCCGATGCGGCGCTCCAGCACCCGGGACAAGAACAAGAAATCCTCCACGTGCTTCCTGCTGGCCACGGGGGACTTCT GCTATGGAAAATCACGGAGCCTGAGCAGCATAGATGGTGTGGCAGGACCCGCGGTGGGGCTGGCTCCGCTGGCATCCCGCTgcagctccccctgctccctgcagcgCCCCTGCTCCCCCGTCCCCTCCATCCTCTAA